From the Leptospira sp. WS60.C2 genome, one window contains:
- a CDS encoding type II toxin-antitoxin system HigB family toxin produces the protein MHIISWKKLDDFINKHPNSESSLKSWFKIVKNTSFKDFNELRKVFNSVDQVGNLTVFNITGNHFRLIVAIHYNRQKVFVRNILTHNEYDKGKWKKENI, from the coding sequence GTGCATATTATTAGCTGGAAAAAACTTGATGATTTTATTAATAAACACCCTAATTCAGAATCTTCATTGAAAAGCTGGTTCAAAATTGTTAAAAACACTTCTTTTAAAGATTTTAATGAATTAAGGAAAGTTTTTAACTCTGTTGATCAAGTCGGTAATCTTACAGTTTTTAATATTACTGGAAATCATTTCAGACTGATTGTTGCTATTCATTACAATCGACAAAAAGTTTTTGTTCGGAATATTTTAACTCATAACGAATATGACAAAGGTAAATGGAAAAAGGAGAATATATGA
- a CDS encoding type II toxin-antitoxin system HigA family antitoxin: protein MIQEIEKVKNVWHDVKDILSVPHTDKQYKKLVKVLDELIDEVGNNEKHQLAPLLETVGNLIEEYENDHFIQPNAEPIEVLKFLMEENNLTQKDLNVLGSQGVVSEILNGKRDLNVRQIKALAEKFNISPAVFI, encoded by the coding sequence ATGATTCAAGAAATTGAAAAAGTTAAGAATGTTTGGCATGATGTTAAAGATATTCTCTCTGTTCCACACACTGATAAACAATATAAAAAACTTGTGAAAGTTTTAGATGAACTTATTGATGAAGTTGGTAATAATGAAAAACATCAACTTGCTCCTCTTCTCGAAACAGTTGGTAATCTGATTGAAGAATATGAAAATGATCACTTTATTCAGCCTAATGCTGAACCAATCGAAGTTTTAAAGTTTCTGATGGAAGAAAATAATCTTACTCAAAAGGATTTAAATGTTTTGGGTAGTCAAGGCGTTGTTTCTGAAATATTGAATGGAAAAAGAGATTTAAATGTTCGGCAAATCAAGGCTTTGGCTGAAAAATTCAATATTTCTCCCGCTGTTTTTATCTAA